In Vibrio neptunius, the following are encoded in one genomic region:
- the nfsA gene encoding oxygen-insensitive NADPH nitroreductase: MTPTIDTILSHRSIRKFTDQAIDSSQLDTIIQSGLAASSSSMLQVVSIIRVTDKEKRKALAHLAGDQPYVESAAEFLVFCIDYQRHFEINPQVKPEFTELTLIGAVDCGIMAQNCLVAAESLGLGGVYIGGLRSSAQDVDQLLNLPAHSAVLFGLCLGHPDQNPEIKPRLPAHVIVHENEYQPLNSDDIRAYDEAMQTYYAGRSSNQKQSTWSEQVTGKLAGESRPHIKGYLNSKGLAKK; encoded by the coding sequence ATGACACCGACGATAGACACTATCCTTTCTCACCGTTCTATCCGTAAATTTACCGATCAGGCTATCGACTCGTCTCAGCTCGACACCATTATTCAGTCTGGCCTTGCGGCTTCGTCTTCCAGCATGTTGCAAGTGGTGTCGATCATCCGCGTCACGGATAAAGAAAAGCGTAAGGCGTTAGCACATCTAGCTGGCGATCAGCCTTACGTAGAAAGCGCCGCAGAGTTCCTTGTGTTTTGCATCGACTATCAGAGACATTTTGAGATTAACCCACAGGTAAAACCAGAATTTACTGAGCTAACCCTGATCGGCGCAGTAGACTGCGGCATTATGGCGCAAAATTGCCTAGTGGCAGCGGAGTCGCTCGGATTAGGCGGTGTTTATATTGGCGGCTTAAGAAGCAGTGCTCAGGATGTTGACCAGTTATTGAATCTACCCGCCCACAGTGCGGTTTTGTTTGGCCTGTGTTTAGGTCATCCAGATCAAAACCCTGAAATCAAACCGCGTCTACCTGCACACGTGATTGTGCATGAAAACGAGTATCAGCCTCTTAATTCAGACGATATTCGCGCCTACGATGAGGCAATGCAGACCTACTACGCAGGTCGTAGCAGCAACCAAAAGCAGAGTACTTGGTCTGAGCAAGTCACAGGAAAACTCGCTGGCGAAAGCCGTCCACACATCAAGGGCTACCTAAACAGTAAGGGTTTAGCCAAGAAATAA